Below is a window of Dietzia timorensis DNA.
TGAGAAACGCGCCCAAACCGAAGAAAATGGCTGGCAGCGCGAGGCGCGTCTTACTCCCCCGCGGCGAGTGGGATGTCATGCAACAGGCTCCTTTTCGGCGTGACCTCCCAGCACGTTCACCGACGTCAAGCGGGGCCGGAGGATACTCGTTCTGCAAGGCAAGCGTCGATTTGTCGTTCTGTGAAGTATAAACGTGTCCAGCCTCACGCTGCGAACCGGCGCGGCGTGTAGCCCAGCGGAATGCGAATATATGAGGCGGACGATGAACACCCCAGCACAGCACGAGACGCCTCCAGCGCCGCCGGCCACCGCCGCGGCGCCGCTTCGCACGGCCAAAGGATTCATCCCGCCGCTCGAGGGAATGCGCGCGCTCGCCGCGTTCGGCGTCCTCACCACGCACGTCGCCTTCCTCACCGCCACATCCACCGGCTCCCCGCTCGCCCGCGTGTGGGGTCGCTTCGACCTCTGGGTCGCGGTGTTTTTCGCGCTGTCCGGATTTCTGTTGTGGCGCCGCCACGCCAACACCGCCCATGACGGCGGAGAGAGCTCACGCCCGGGCCGCCCGCAGCGCCCGGTGCGCGAGTACTACCGCTCGCGCCTGGTGCGCATCATGCCCGCCTATCTCGTCGTCGTCCTCGTCGCCATGCTGGCGCTGCCGGAGAACGTCGGCATCGGGATCGGCGAATGGGTGGCCAACCTGGCTCTCGTCCAGGTACTCGTGCCCGGGGCACTCGTCGCCGGTCTCACCCACGCCTGGTCGCTATCGGTGGAGGCGGCCTTCTATGTCGTGCTGCCGCTGCTGTGGCTCGCGCTGGCGCCGCTGCGCGGAGACCGCGCGAAATGGCGGGTGCCACTGATTCTCGGCATCGCCGCCGTCAGCCTCGCGTGGGCGTACGTGCCGTGGGAGGCGGCCGGCCTTCCCGCCGGAATCAACCCGCATACGCTCCCCGCCGCGTTCGCTTCGTGGTTCGCGGTCGGCATCCTGCTCGCCGAGTTCACCGCCGCGCCGCCTCGCGCGCTGCTCGCGCTCTACCGGGCCCCGTGGTCGAAGTGGGCGTGGTGGGCCGCGGCGGCACTGATCTTCCTCACCACGACGAGCACCCGCCTCTACACCGAGGGCTTCGTGCAGGCGAGCCCCGCCGAATTCGCCGGGCGCACCGGCTCGGGCGCGCTCATCGCGTGGTGCCTTCTCTCGCCGATCGTTCTCGCCGGTCCCGCGGCGCGCTTCCGGTTCCTGGGTTCGCGCCCCATGCTCGCTCTCGGTCGCTGGTCCTACGGTATTTTCCTGTGGCACATGGTCGTGCTCCAGCTGCTCTTCGGCGTGCTCGGGGTGCCGATGTTCGGCGGCCACATGCCGATCATGTGGATCGCGACCGCCGCGGTGACGATCGTCGTGTCCGCGGCGAGCTACGCGTGGATCGAGGAACCCGCCAGACGCGCGGCCGGTCAGGCCCCGCTGCGGCCGGTAGTGCCCGCGTCGGCGCCCGGTTCGGCATCGGGCTCCGGCGCGCGGCGCGGGTAGTCCAGCGCCCCGCGGGCGAACACCACGGCGAGCGCGGCCAACGCAAGCAGCTGCGCGGCGATCGAATCACCGCCCCACTCGGTCCCCGGCCACGGCTCGCGCGCAACGAGCATCGCGGCGACGCCGAGGGCCCCGGCGATAAGGACGGGCGCGGCCCGCCGTGGGAGCACACGCAGACCCGCGACGGCGGCAGCGAATAGCGCAAGTCCGGGCACGCCGCCGATGACGACGCCGGTAACCGCTCCCCCGGCCAGCCACCAGCGCCTCGAGCCTCTGCGGGGTTCGCTGGCGGCGCCCGCCCGGTCGTGGCCGCGCGCAAGCAACAGCCACAGCACGAGGATCAGCGCGAACGGTCCGGTGGAGAGAGCGGCGCGGTAGTAGCCGTCGAGAGGGAAGTCCATGACGATCTTCGCGCCCGCATCGACCCCGGCGGGAAGAATCCAGCCCTGCTGCCAACCGCCGACGGGGATCGGCGTGAGTTCGGATTCGCCGTCTGCGGAGACAAGGCGCGCATTCCATCCGGTGTTGTACGACTGCGGCACAACAAGCAGGGTCCCCGCGTCGCCGGTGCGAGTGGTCAGCTCGAGGACGCGGCGCGCGGGACCGTCCTCCTCGACGACGGTGTTCGCGCGGTCCTGTGCGGCCTCGCCGAGCGCCGGATCGCCCGCCCGCGCCGAGGCCGGGGACAGTTCGAGCCCATCGACGCTGAGCGCGGGGCCCGGTTCAACGGTGACCGTACCCTCGCCCGCCGGAAGGCGTGCCGGCGCGTCGCCGCAGGGCGCAGCGAGGACGGGTTCGCCGCGGCGCAGCGCGTCGACCGTGGTCGTCACCGTCATTCGCGTTTCGGACGCGACCTCGCCGTGGGCGTCGCGGACCCGAATCACGGGGCCCTCCGAGCACGGCACGCGGATCGGTTCCTCGCCGGTCCCGAGCGGCCGGGCAAGTGGGAGCCCATCGGTGCCGAGCAGGCGCACGTCCCCGATCGCGGGCGGGCGGGCGTCGAAGCCGGAACCCGCATCGTTGCGCACGACCGAGTATTCGAGCACGCGAATGGTGGCCTCCGAGGCCGTGGCGTCCGGGATATCGAGGATCCACGAGCCATCGGTTTCGGGCTCGGTGTCGGTGAGGTCGACGCGCTCGGTGCGGTCGCCGATCTCGATCTCCACGACCTCCGGCCGCGCCCCGTTCACCGCCGCCGTGGGCCAGATCCGTACCGAACCGATGCGGCCGCGCTCGGGCACACCGATGCGCAGCTCCGCGGGCTCGGCCTCCTCCGATCCGGCGTCGTCGTCCTTCCCCCTGCCGTCGCGTTCGTCTTCGGCTTTCGCGTCCTCTTCGTCGTCGACGACGGACTGCGGCGCCCGCCAGGCGGTGCCCGGGTCTCCGTCGACTGCTGCGAGCGCGTTGCCGAGCGGATCGTCGACATCGGCATCCCCACTCGCGGTGAGCTCGTCACGCCCGGCGGTGAGCAGCGCGTCGAGCGCTCCCCCCGCCCTCGCCCGCACGCTCAGCAGCGGACGGAACTCGCCTTCGCGCGCCGAGTCCAGGGTGCGGGTGAATTCGCCCGGCTCCTCGGCAGGCACCGCGAACCCTGCCTCGCACGCAGTGGGGGCCTCCGGCCCCGGCCTGCCTCCGGGCCGGGCGATACGCCCGGCCTCGGGCATGCATGCCGAGCGGCCCGGGTACTGCGCGCCCAGCGACCAGCCGAGCACCTGCCGCCCGCTCGCGGGGACGACGACCTCGCGCCGCGGGGTCACGTCCTCCCCGCCGCTGCGCACGCCGAGTTCGGAAATCGCGAAATCAAAGCCCCTCGTCCCGGCTTCGGTGGCCACCGCCGTCACCTCTGCAAATGTCGAGGCGCCGGTGGGCAGCGCGATCGTCGACGGCTCGCCCGGGGTGATCGACGCGACCGTCGAGCCGGTGTCGGTCTCGACGTTGACCCGCACGACCGGCGAACCGGCGAGCTCCTCCGGGCCCGGGGTCTGCACGGTGAGCACGAGCCTGTCGCGAGGGACATCGAAGTCCACGCGCACGCTCTGCCCGAACGCTCCGTCCCCTCCGCGCGAGTGCCACGTGGTTCGCTCGTCCCGGTCGGCGAGCGCTGCGACACCCTTGCCCTGCGCGACGGGACCGGGCTCGTCGGCGGCGCCCGCCGAACTCGACGCGGTGATCTCGCCCCCGCGCCAACGCAGATGTGTGCGGTAGGCCTCGGCGGAATCGCCGGCCCCGGGATCGGCCTGCTCGCCGTCATCCGGATCGATCTGCGCGGCGTAGTCGAGCTGCGAGCTCAGGGTGGTCCGCTCCTGCCCGGGAGTGCGCAGCGCGGACGTCGACTGCGACGCCCTTCCGAAGTCCGTCTCCCGCAGGCCGGGTGTGTCGGTTCCGATGACGGCGGACGTGCCCAGATCCCCGGCCCCCGCTGCCCCCGCCGCCTCGGCGTCCTTCGCGAGCAGCCGCGTCGTCGGCTCGGCGCCCGCGCCGTCGCCGGAATCCGTTGCCGAACCCGGGCGCAGGGCGGCGAGATCATCGAGCCGCGCGAGCGCCTCGGGGCCCCCGGCGACCTGCGGGACCTGGTCGAGCGGGATCGAATACGGGGTGAGATCGGTGGCCGAGCCGACGCGGTAGATGACGATGGACGGGACCTGCGGGCGCAGCCCGGAATCGACGGTCGCGGTCGCGGACTCGCCAACGATCGGGGCGGCGCCCTGGGGTACGCCGAAGCGGGCGACGGGCGTGAACCCGCCGGACTCGCGCAACGCCTGATGGACGAGCGCAGGCCGGGTCCCGCCGGTCTGGGGCACGAGATCCGAACGCACGACGACATACCCGATGCCCTGCTCCGTGAGCGTCGCCGACAACCCCGGCGAGGGGCGGCCGGAGTCGAAGACGCGCTGCACGGAGTCGAGCGCCCGAATCGCCGGCGCCGGCTGCAGCGGAATCGAATCGCGCACGGCCCAGGGCGAATCGGCGAGGGGCTGGATCGGCTCGTCCCGCGAGGTGCCCCACACCTGGACGCCAAAGGAGGAGCCGGGCGCGACGAGCGCGCGGGAGTCCGCGGCGTTGGTGGCCAGCCAGTCGGCCGCCTCGGACCAATGCTCGGCGGGCGCCTCGTGCGGACCGTTGGCGGCGAGCTCGCCGCGCCACACCGGGGTCAGCGCGAGAACGAGGGCCAGGACGACCGCACAGACGGCGGCCAGGCCGGGGTAGCGCTCGATGCGCTCGAGGCGAAGCGCGTGCGGGCGCCACCCCGACCCCTTCGGCAGACGGCCCGCGGCGCGGGTGAAGAAATAGATCGCCGCGAGGACGAGCGGCAGACGCAACACCGGCTCCCATTTGTGGGCGTTGCGCAGCGGGGCTCCGGCGCCGTCGAGGAAATCCTGGACCGCTTCGGCGAAGGGAAAGGAGGGGGTGATCCAGCCGGGTCCGGGAATCGCGTAGGCCGCCGTCAGCAGGAGCAGTCCTGACCCGGCCATGAGGGCGAGCCGGCCGCGATGGGAGATCGCTCGCTCCTCGGTTCGCCCGGTGCCCCCTCGTCCGGCGGCACCCTGCCCGGAGGCGCCCGGCCAGGCGAGCCCGACGAGGCCGGCGCCTGCGACGACGACCGTGGCGATGATGACCAGCGGGGTCGCGACGATCTGCTCGTTGGCGCCGACGTTCGGGGAGATGTACGGCACCCAGCTGCTCGAGCCGCGGAGCACCTCGACGAGCGCGGACCAGCGGGAGGTCACCGCCGCGGATTCGATGTAGTCGAGGAACGGCGGGGCGACGCTGCCGAGTACGACAAGTGGCACGATCCACCAGAGGCTCACGAGCGCACTGAGGCCGACCCACCAGCCGGCGAGCCGCCGCCATGTCCGGTTCGGACGGGAGGTGAGCAACCACAGCAGCGCGGGAAGGCACGCGGCGACGGTGGCGACGGCGTTGACCGCTCCCATGAGCGCGACCGCGAGCGCGGCCGCGGCGCCTGCGCGGCGCGGGGTCCACCGGGAGGTCAGGCCCTTGTGGATGGCGAGCACGACCCACGGCGCAAGCATCATCGGCCAGATCTCCGAGGAGATCGTCCCGAGAGAGGTGAGCACCTTCGGTGCGCCGACATAGGCGAGAGCGCCGAGGATCTGCCACGGGGTGCGGCCGATCCCGAGCGCTCGGGCAAGGCGGTAGATGCCGGTGAAGCCGATGGTCAGCGCGAGCGCCCACCACAGTCGTTCCGTGATCCACGGTGGGACGTGCGCGAGCTGGCCCACCGCGAAGAAGGCACCCTGGGGGAAGAAGTAGCCGTAGGACTGGTTCTGCACCTGCCCGGAAAAGGACTCATCGGTCCAAATATGCACGCTGCGGGAGAGGAAGCCGACAGGGTCGACGAGGAGATCGTATTTGGTGTCCGAGACGATCTTGCCCGGCGATTGCAGCCCTACGACGAGAAGGAATGCGGGGAATGCGAGAACGAAGTCGGCCAGTCCTCGCAGGCGCGGCGCGGACTTCGGCAGCGCCGGTGACGCCACCTTCGGTTAGCCGCGGGAGCCGTACTCGACCTGTCCGAACAACGACTGGTCGGCCGGCGGGGTCTCGAGCTCGGGGACCGAGTTCTCCGCCACGGCTGCCTGCGCGCCGAAAGCCACGATGACACCGGCAACGATGCCGACGCCTACTCCGGCAAGACTTCCTACCATTGCCTTCATTTTCGAGGTGACCCTTTCGGTTGCTGCGCGGGCCCCGGCGTGAATCGGCGGCCCGGGCGCGGGCGTATCTGTGGTGACTTTAACAGCTGCCACAAGGCTTGCCCAACATGACGCATCATCGCGTGGCGGCACATGCCGCGGACTCCCACTCCGAGCGTATTTGAGGTCACGCGACCGGGATCCCGCCGAGCGCGATATATTACTGGCGGGTAAGTTAGATCACAGCGCGTGGCGGACCGCCGCGCACCGCGTGGAGCCCATCCACATCACGTCGCAGTCGAGCATGGGGAGGTACATGTGCCCACCAGAGCCACATCCTCCAAGAGAGCGTCGTCCACAGCTCCGCGCGAGCCGAGTGGCGGCGAGAGTAAGAAGCACGCCGGGACGAAGCGCGTACCCCGTGCGATCAGGGAACAGCAGATGCTCGACGCGGCCATCAAGGTCTTCTCCGAGCACGGGTATCGCTCTTCGTCGATGGACGCGATCGCGAAGCAGGCCGAGACCTCGAAGCCGATGCTGTATCTCTACTACGGCTCGAAGGAGGAGCTCTTTCTCGCGTGCGTGACTCGCGAGTCCGGGCGGCTGATCGACACCCTCGAGGCGCAGATCGCGCCGGATGATTCCCCGAAGACGCGCCTGAAGAAGGTCATCTCGTCCTTCCTTCAGTTCGTCGAGTCCAACGCCGATTCGTGGAACGTCGTCTACCGGCAGGCCGAGGCCGAGCCGCCCTTCAGGCAGACGGTGACCTCCACCCGCCGACTGTTCATCGAGATGACGGCAGAGTTGCTCAAGCGCTCGACTTCGGACACGTATTCGGGCGAGGACGCCGAGCTCATCGCCGTCGCGCTCGTCGGCGCGGGCGAGGCCGTCGCCGACCGGGTGGCGAACAAGGAGGTCGACCAGAACGCGGCGGCCGATCTCGTCGTCCAGTTAAGCTGGGGTGGCCTCGCCGGCACGAACTCAACACCCCTACCTCGCGAAACATCTTAGAAATCGAAGCCGTCCGTGCGTACGGGTCCCGCGCCATCGCACGGTCCTTCACCGCCAAGCCAATTCCATACTGCACACGCAACTGCAACGTCAGGGAGAATCTTGTCCGCGCCGCATAAAGACACCTCAGCACGCAAAAACCGATATTCGACGGTCTCGATCACGGACATCGCCAAGGGGCTGCCCGACATGATCCCGGACCTGCCCTCGGTTTTTCGCGGCCTGTTCCTCCTGCGCACGATTCGTAGCCACCACAAGCGCTCGATCGGGCAGGTGTTCGAGCAGAACGTCGACAAGGCCCCGGACCGCCCGTTTCTCAAGTTCGCCGACGACGTGTGGACGTACCGCGAGGCCAACGAACGCGTAAACGAGATCGCCGCGGTGCTCGACGCGCAGGGCGTGCGTTCGGGCGACACGGTCGGCGTGTGCATTACCAACCGCCCTGAGGCGCTGCTCGCCGTGCTGGCGACGGTCAAGCTCGGCGCGTCTGCGGGCATGATCAACGTGCACCAGCGCGGCGACGTACTCGACCACTCGCAGGGCTTGCTGGATTCGAAGGTCATGCTCATCGGCGCCGAGTGCGAAGAGGCCTATCTGTCACTTCCGGGGTCGAGTAAGTGGTGCGGCACCGTCATCGGTGTGGACACCGCGCACGACCTTCGCGTGGCAGACGCCGCCGCCGGAGAGCGCCCCGACGCGATGAGGGACCTGCCGTGGCTCGACGATCTGGTAGAGCAGATGGGCGGCCACGCGAGCACGGACAATCCGCCGTCAACCCCCCATGTTCTCGCCAAGCAGACCGCCTACCAGGTGTTCACCTCCGGCACGACGGGCATGCCCAAGGCGTCGAAGATGACCCACCTGCGGTGGAACAAGGCGATGGTCGCCTTCGGCCTTTCCGGTGCGCGCCTGCGCAGCACCGACACCCTCTACTGCCCGCTGCCGCTGTATCACAACAACGCGCTCACGGTCGCGCTGTCCGCGGTGCTCGGTGCCGGCGGCTGCCTCGCGATCGGCGAAAAGTTCTCGGCGAAGCGGTTCTGGGACGAGATCGTCGGTTTCGATGCGACCGCATTCATCTACATCGGCGAGCTGTGCCGGTATCTACTGGGTCAGCCTGTCCGCCCGCAGGAACGTGAGCACAACCTGCGGATGATCATGGGCAACGGCCTGCGCCCGGAGATCTGGAAGGAATTCCAGGAGCGCTTCAACATCCCGCGGGTGTGCGAGTTCTACGCCGCCAGCGAGTCGCCCGTCGCGTTCGTCAACGCGTTCAGCGTCGACTCCACCGCCGGGTTCACCACGGTCCCGCACAAGATCGTCAAGGTCGACACCGACACCGAGGAACTCGTCCGCAATAAGAAGGGCTGGCTCGTCGAGGCGAGGCCGGGCGAGGTCGGCCAGATGATCGGCCACATCACGAAAACGACTCCCTTCGACGGCTACACGAACTCGGCCGCCACCGAAAAGAAGATCGTGCGCGACGCCTTCAAGAAGGGCGACGCCTGGTTCCTGTCCGGAGACCTCGTGTTCAACCAGGGCTTCAACCACATCGCCTTCGTCGACCGGCTCGGGGACACCTTCCGCTGGAAGGGCGAGAACGTGGCGACCACCGAGGTCGAGGGTGCGTTCGGCGGAATCGACGGCGTCGACACCGCGACCGTCTACGGCGTACAGATCCCGGGCACCGACGGCCGTGCGGGAATGGCGGCGCTCACGCTCAAGGACGGCGCGGATTTCGATGGCAAGGCCTACGCCGAGGCGCTCACCGGTTCGCTGCCGAACTACGCGGTCCCGCTGTTCATCAGGATCATCGAGCAGCTCGAGGAGACCTCGACGTTCAAGGTACGTAAGACCGATCTCAAGAAGGACGGCTACGACGCCACGCGCTTCGACGATCCGCTGTACGTGCTCTCGTCCAAGGACTGCGAATACGTGCCCTACTACGACGGCGCCGAGAAGGACGTCGCCGCGGGATCGGTATCTGGGGGAAAGTAGATCTCTCCCGCTCGCGCCGCTTGGACGGTGATTGCTCGCGTCATTAAACTCAGGCGGAGTCCCATCTCCCGATCCCCCTAGCGAGCAGGAGTTCCGTTGAGCACATCCCGCCGGCGTGGCCCAGCGTGGCGCCGCCCGGCGACGCGCCGCCAGATGCTGTGGGGCATGGTCGCAGGGGTCGGAGGGGCGGCGGCATTCTCGGTGGCCCGCACCGGCTCCGATTCCGGATCCGACGAGTCCTCGGAATTGCGCGGCGTGGACCGTCCGAGCACGTTCCACTATCAGCGGCCCGACGGGCCCGTCGACGTCCTGCCTCCGCGCCGCACGTTCTATCGCAACGCCGCCGAGGGCGGGCAGCAGACGTTCGGGGATTTCTATCTGCCGGCCTCCGTCAACCCCTCGATGCCGGTCGTCGTGCTCGTCCACGGCGGTGGCTGGTCGCAGGAGCAGAGCCTGGAGTACATGGGCAAGCTCGCCGAGGATATCGCCTCGTTCGACGTCGCCGTGTGGAATATCGAGTATCGCCGCACCGGTAGCGGCGGAGGCTGGCCCACCACGGTCCAGGACGTCTGCGATGCGGTCGATTACCTGCCCGAGATCAACGATCAGATGGGCGGCCGCCTCAACCTCGACGCCGTCTCGGTGTGCGGGCATTCCTCCGGCGGCCATCTCGCGCTGTGGATCGCCGGTCGCAGCGCCCTGCCGGCGAACCTTCCCGGCGCAAACGTCCGGCAGCCGGTCTCGCACTGCGTGTCCCTCGCGGGCGTCGCGGACCTGGTCAAGGCAGAGGAGAGCGGGGACCGCTACCTCAAGACGCTGCTAGGCACCACGCTGGACGAGGACCGCAAGAAGTTCGTCGACGCCAGCCCGGTTTCGCACCTTCCCACCGGCGTCGAGGTCGTCGCCATCCACGGCGAGAAGGACGACGTCGTCCTGCCCGCCCAGTCCGAGGACTACGTGTCCAAGGCCCGCGCGGCCGGAGACGACGCACGCCTGGAGATCGTGCCCGGCGGCAATCACGACCCGTGGACCGACATCCGCCAGGGCCCGTGGAAACGGGTGCGGACCATCTTGCTCACCCAGCTCGGTGTGCCGGGTGCCCATCTGCGCGGGCAGCCCCCTACCGTCACCGCGCCGGTCTCGCCGGGCAGGTCCGAGTCGGCCGGAGGTTCCTCCGGCAGTTCCTCGCCGTCGACGTCCAGCTCGGAATCGAGTTCCGGCTAGAGTCCGGCCGCAGAACGTGCGGCGCTACGTCGTGTAATCGGCGTTGATCGCGATGTACTCGCGGGTGAGGTCGCAGCCGTACACCGTCGCCGTGCCACCTTCGCCGCTGTTGTCGATGCCGAGCTCGACGCGAATCTCCACCGACTCCGCGCTCATGATCTGGGTGAGCCGCTCCAGCTCCGCCTCCCCCGCGAAGGTTGGGTACGTCTCGAGGTCGCCGAACACGATCCGCACCTTCTCCGGATCGATGTCCTGGTCAGGCCCGCCCTCGACACCGAGCTTGCCGATCGCCATCGCCACGCGGCCCCAGTTCGGGTCCGCCCCGTGCACCGCGGTCTTCACCAGCGGCGAGTTGAGCACCGCCTTCGCCACCCGCTTGGCCTGGGCGTCGTCGCGCGCCGCCGTCACCGACACGGTGAGCAGCTTCGTCGCGCCCTCCCCGTCACGCGCGAGCTGCCGGGTCAGGTCCAGGCATACCGCCGCAACCGCGTCCTCGAAGGCGTCCGCGGGCACCGGCCCGGCCGCCCCGGATGCAAGTATGACGGCGGAGTCCGAGGTCGAGGTGTCTGTATCGACACTCAGCGCATTGAACGTGCGGTCGACGACCCTCCGGAACACCTCGTCGAGCTCTTCCGCCGGCACCTGGGCATCGGTGCATATCGCGGCGATCATCGTCGCCATGTTGGGCTCGACCATCCCGACGCCCTTGGCGATCCCGACAACGCGGGCATCGCTGCCCGCGACCTGGGCTTCGGCGGTCTTGGGGTGCGTGTCGGTCGTCATCATCGCCTCGGCCACGGCGACGGCGTCCGCCTCCGTGGTCGCGCCGACCCCGCCGTCATCCGCCATTGCGTCGAACGCGGAGCGCAGGAGGTCCATGGGGTAGCGCCGACCGATCACGCCGGTGGAGGCGACGAACACCTGCTCTGCGTCGAGCCCGGCGACGCCGGCGGCGAGCTGCTGCAGCTCGCGCGCGTTATCGAGGCCGACCTGACCGGTGGCGACGTTCGCGTTCTTTGCGACCGTGACCAACGCCCGGCCCGCCCCACCGGAAAGCGCCTCGCGGCTCACTCGGACCGAGGGACCGGCGAACAGGCTCTGGGTGAACACGGCCGCGGATGAGGCGTTCTCGGTGTCTTCCGCGGCAAGCAGCGATACGTCAGGGCCGTGCTCGCGCAGCCCCGCCGCCGTCACGAAGCAGCGAAAGCCACGGGGAAGATCCAGGTGCTCGTGGGCCTGTGTGGGTGCGGGGCGGGATTGGGTCATGGATCCATTGTGAACGATCGCGGCGGCGAACGCGGTTAGGGTGGGGTCATGGCCGACATCGAAGTGTCCCAGGAAATCGACGCCCCGCTGGCCACCGTGTGGGAGTTGCTCATCGACGTGGCCCGCCTGCCTGAGATTCTCAGCGGAGTGCAGGCGGTGCAGGTCGCCGGTGGCGGCGATTTCGCCCCCGGTTTCCGGTGGCTGGAGAAGCGGCGCGCCTCCGGTTTCCCCGGCGAGCGGGAGTGGCAGGTCATCGAGAGCGCGCCGTACGCCGGGTTCACGCAGGAGTCCTTCTCGGACGGCGAGCGAACCCGCATCACCTACCGACTCGACGCGCGCGGTGAGGGCGCCACCGTGCTGGGGCTGCACTACGAGCGGGTGCTCGAACATGCCCCGGCGGTCGTACACGTCGCC
It encodes the following:
- a CDS encoding acyltransferase family protein is translated as MNTPAQHETPPAPPATAAAPLRTAKGFIPPLEGMRALAAFGVLTTHVAFLTATSTGSPLARVWGRFDLWVAVFFALSGFLLWRRHANTAHDGGESSRPGRPQRPVREYYRSRLVRIMPAYLVVVLVAMLALPENVGIGIGEWVANLALVQVLVPGALVAGLTHAWSLSVEAAFYVVLPLLWLALAPLRGDRAKWRVPLILGIAAVSLAWAYVPWEAAGLPAGINPHTLPAAFASWFAVGILLAEFTAAPPRALLALYRAPWSKWAWWAAAALIFLTTTSTRLYTEGFVQASPAEFAGRTGSGALIAWCLLSPIVLAGPAARFRFLGSRPMLALGRWSYGIFLWHMVVLQLLFGVLGVPMFGGHMPIMWIATAAVTIVVSAASYAWIEEPARRAAGQAPLRPVVPASAPGSASGSGARRG
- a CDS encoding alpha-(1->3)-arabinofuranosyltransferase domain-containing protein; this encodes MASPALPKSAPRLRGLADFVLAFPAFLLVVGLQSPGKIVSDTKYDLLVDPVGFLSRSVHIWTDESFSGQVQNQSYGYFFPQGAFFAVGQLAHVPPWITERLWWALALTIGFTGIYRLARALGIGRTPWQILGALAYVGAPKVLTSLGTISSEIWPMMLAPWVVLAIHKGLTSRWTPRRAGAAAALAVALMGAVNAVATVAACLPALLWLLTSRPNRTWRRLAGWWVGLSALVSLWWIVPLVVLGSVAPPFLDYIESAAVTSRWSALVEVLRGSSSWVPYISPNVGANEQIVATPLVIIATVVVAGAGLVGLAWPGASGQGAAGRGGTGRTEERAISHRGRLALMAGSGLLLLTAAYAIPGPGWITPSFPFAEAVQDFLDGAGAPLRNAHKWEPVLRLPLVLAAIYFFTRAAGRLPKGSGWRPHALRLERIERYPGLAAVCAVVLALVLALTPVWRGELAANGPHEAPAEHWSEAADWLATNAADSRALVAPGSSFGVQVWGTSRDEPIQPLADSPWAVRDSIPLQPAPAIRALDSVQRVFDSGRPSPGLSATLTEQGIGYVVVRSDLVPQTGGTRPALVHQALRESGGFTPVARFGVPQGAAPIVGESATATVDSGLRPQVPSIVIYRVGSATDLTPYSIPLDQVPQVAGGPEALARLDDLAALRPGSATDSGDGAGAEPTTRLLAKDAEAAGAAGAGDLGTSAVIGTDTPGLRETDFGRASQSTSALRTPGQERTTLSSQLDYAAQIDPDDGEQADPGAGDSAEAYRTHLRWRGGEITASSSAGAADEPGPVAQGKGVAALADRDERTTWHSRGGDGAFGQSVRVDFDVPRDRLVLTVQTPGPEELAGSPVVRVNVETDTGSTVASITPGEPSTIALPTGASTFAEVTAVATEAGTRGFDFAISELGVRSGGEDVTPRREVVVPASGRQVLGWSLGAQYPGRSACMPEAGRIARPGGRPGPEAPTACEAGFAVPAEEPGEFTRTLDSAREGEFRPLLSVRARAGGALDALLTAGRDELTASGDADVDDPLGNALAAVDGDPGTAWRAPQSVVDDEEDAKAEDERDGRGKDDDAGSEEAEPAELRIGVPERGRIGSVRIWPTAAVNGARPEVVEIEIGDRTERVDLTDTEPETDGSWILDIPDATASEATIRVLEYSVVRNDAGSGFDARPPAIGDVRLLGTDGLPLARPLGTGEEPIRVPCSEGPVIRVRDAHGEVASETRMTVTTTVDALRRGEPVLAAPCGDAPARLPAGEGTVTVEPGPALSVDGLELSPASARAGDPALGEAAQDRANTVVEEDGPARRVLELTTRTGDAGTLLVVPQSYNTGWNARLVSADGESELTPIPVGGWQQGWILPAGVDAGAKIVMDFPLDGYYRAALSTGPFALILVLWLLLARGHDRAGAASEPRRGSRRWWLAGGAVTGVVIGGVPGLALFAAAVAGLRVLPRRAAPVLIAGALGVAAMLVAREPWPGTEWGGDSIAAQLLALAALAVVFARGALDYPRRAPEPDAEPGADAGTTGRSGA
- a CDS encoding DUF2613 domain-containing protein → MVGSLAGVGVGIVAGVIVAFGAQAAVAENSVPELETPPADQSLFGQVEYGSRG
- a CDS encoding TetR/AcrR family transcriptional regulator, producing MLDAAIKVFSEHGYRSSSMDAIAKQAETSKPMLYLYYGSKEELFLACVTRESGRLIDTLEAQIAPDDSPKTRLKKVISSFLQFVESNADSWNVVYRQAEAEPPFRQTVTSTRRLFIEMTAELLKRSTSDTYSGEDAELIAVALVGAGEAVADRVANKEVDQNAAADLVVQLSWGGLAGTNSTPLPRETS
- a CDS encoding long-chain-acyl-CoA synthetase; the protein is MSAPHKDTSARKNRYSTVSITDIAKGLPDMIPDLPSVFRGLFLLRTIRSHHKRSIGQVFEQNVDKAPDRPFLKFADDVWTYREANERVNEIAAVLDAQGVRSGDTVGVCITNRPEALLAVLATVKLGASAGMINVHQRGDVLDHSQGLLDSKVMLIGAECEEAYLSLPGSSKWCGTVIGVDTAHDLRVADAAAGERPDAMRDLPWLDDLVEQMGGHASTDNPPSTPHVLAKQTAYQVFTSGTTGMPKASKMTHLRWNKAMVAFGLSGARLRSTDTLYCPLPLYHNNALTVALSAVLGAGGCLAIGEKFSAKRFWDEIVGFDATAFIYIGELCRYLLGQPVRPQEREHNLRMIMGNGLRPEIWKEFQERFNIPRVCEFYAASESPVAFVNAFSVDSTAGFTTVPHKIVKVDTDTEELVRNKKGWLVEARPGEVGQMIGHITKTTPFDGYTNSAATEKKIVRDAFKKGDAWFLSGDLVFNQGFNHIAFVDRLGDTFRWKGENVATTEVEGAFGGIDGVDTATVYGVQIPGTDGRAGMAALTLKDGADFDGKAYAEALTGSLPNYAVPLFIRIIEQLEETSTFKVRKTDLKKDGYDATRFDDPLYVLSSKDCEYVPYYDGAEKDVAAGSVSGGK
- a CDS encoding alpha/beta hydrolase family protein; translation: MSTSRRRGPAWRRPATRRQMLWGMVAGVGGAAAFSVARTGSDSGSDESSELRGVDRPSTFHYQRPDGPVDVLPPRRTFYRNAAEGGQQTFGDFYLPASVNPSMPVVVLVHGGGWSQEQSLEYMGKLAEDIASFDVAVWNIEYRRTGSGGGWPTTVQDVCDAVDYLPEINDQMGGRLNLDAVSVCGHSSGGHLALWIAGRSALPANLPGANVRQPVSHCVSLAGVADLVKAEESGDRYLKTLLGTTLDEDRKKFVDASPVSHLPTGVEVVAIHGEKDDVVLPAQSEDYVSKARAAGDDARLEIVPGGNHDPWTDIRQGPWKRVRTILLTQLGVPGAHLRGQPPTVTAPVSPGRSESAGGSSGSSSPSTSSSESSSG